Proteins found in one Salvia splendens isolate huo1 chromosome 10, SspV2, whole genome shotgun sequence genomic segment:
- the LOC121751130 gene encoding transcription factor MYB33-like isoform X2 → MGHSSTAESEDGVLSADSPLSTDGDNFGGSSSGGIVLKKGPWTAAEDAILVEYVKKHGEGNWNAVQKHTGLARCGKSCRLRWANHLRPNLKKGAFTSEEERIIIELHAKMGNKWARMAAHLPGRTDNEIKNYWNTRIKRRQRAGLSLYPPDLCLQSLPENQQQLSSPRIYDGDKACDILQNNGYWAPNIMFDGLNNLRYAPAVPGIPGSVSMGNGFASPHSYGFVPQTIGVSGQAQEPDEPMSDYGSGGVNEAPMFSRTRTDGCVNKSFQSFGLCYPYDTDHTKKLLSSDFNQDTPFMSDVTYSASEHFANAQKSELPSLQYQETGLGVWDPPPESFDSLVQSPLPGPLPSHCPSPGSSGLLEDLIYEAMALGRSENQSSVLATSSNVSHGEVTDGSALRTCSTEFKGCIDRNSPSVHHVKSEVFDPSWILDGESKVDYSRPDAMLGSCWVEQSGQSSKQRGSTTDSIAALLGDTSASASTRGFTSCSWNNLPPVCQISDIP, encoded by the exons ATGGGCCACAGCAGTACTGCTGAGAGTGAAGATGGCGTGCTCTCTGCTGATTCACCTCTGAGTACCGATGGCGATAATTTTGGTGGAAGCTCTAGCGGGGGCATTGTTCTGAAGAAAGGGCCGTGGACAGCGGCTGAGGATGCGATTTTAGTCGAGTATGTGAAGAAGCATGGAGAAGGCAATTGGAACGCAGTTCAGAAGCATACAGGGCTTGCACGGTGTGGTAAAAGCTGCCGGTTGAGGTGGGCTAATCACTTGAGACCTAACCTGAAAAAAGGAGCATTTACATCAGAAGAAGAGCGGATTATAATCGAGCTTCATGCCAAGATGGGGAACAAATGGGCACGAATGGCAGCACAT TTGCCAGGGAGGACAGACAATGAGATAAAGAACTATTGGAATACTCGAATAAAAAGGCGTCAACGTGCCGGTTTATCCCTTTATCCTCCTGATTTATGCCTACAATCGCTTCCAGAGAATCAGCAACAACTTAGTTCGCCCAGGATATATGATGGAGATAAAGCATGTGATATCTTGCAAAATAATGGTTACTGGGCACCTAATATCATGTTTGATGGTTTAAACAATTTAAGATATGCACCAGCAGTCCCAGGTATTCCTGGCAGCGTATCAATGGGTAACGGTTTTGCTTCTCCTCACTCTTATGGTTTTGTCCCTCAAACTATAGGGGTCTCTGGACAGGCTCAAGAACCAGATGAGCCTATGTCAGACTATGGAAGTGGTGGTGTCAATGAGGCACCTATGTTTAGCAGGACTCGAACTGATGGTTGTGTCAACAAATCATTTCAGTCCTTTGGTCTATGTTACCCTTATGACACTGACCACACCAAGAAACTGTTGTCTTCTGATTTTAATCAGGACACACCTTTTATGTCAGATGTCACTTACTCTGCTTCAGAGCACTTTGCAAATGCTCAGAAGTCGGAGCTCCCTTCACTCCAATATCAAGAGACTGGACTAGGTGTCTGGGATCCTCCACCTGAATCATTCGATTCTTTGGTCCAGTCTCCTCTACCAGGCCCACTCCCATCGCATTGTCCTTCGCCAGGGAGCAGTGGCCTTTTAGaagatttaatttatgaagCTATGGCTCTGGGAAGGTCGGAGAATCAATCTTCGGTCTTGGCCACTTCATCTAACGTCAGCCATGGAGAAGTAACAGATGGTTCTGCCCTTAGAACATGCTCCACAGAGTTCAAAGGCTGTATTGATCGCAATTCTCCATCAG TGCACCATGTGAAGTCAGAAGTGTTTGATCCAAGTTGGATCCTAGATGGTGAAAGCAAAGTGGACTATTCGAGACCGGATGCTATGCTAGGATCATGCTGGGTCGAGCAGAGTGGCCAGTCTTCGAAGCAGAGGGGCTCGACAACTGATTCTATTGCAGCTCTTCTGGGAGACACTTCTGCTTCTGCTTCAACTCGAGGCTTTACTTCATGCTCATGGAATAACTTGCCACCGGTCTGCCAAATCTCCGACATTCCATGA
- the LOC121751130 gene encoding transcription factor MYB33-like isoform X1 — MGHSSTAESEDGVLSADSPLSTDGDNFGGSSSGGIVLKKGPWTAAEDAILVEYVKKHGEGNWNAVQKHTGLARCGKSCRLRWANHLRPNLKKGAFTSEEERIIIELHAKMGNKWARMAAHLPGRTDNEIKNYWNTRIKRRQRAGLSLYPPDLCLQSLPENQQQLSSPRIYDGDKACDILQNNGYWAPNIMFDGLNNLRYAPAVPGIPGSVSMGNGFASPHSYGFVPQTIGVSGQAQEPDEPMSDYGSGGVNEAPMFSRTRTDGCVNKSFQSFGLCYPYDTDHTKKLLSSDFNQDTPFMSDVTYSASEHFANAQKSELPSLQYQETGLGVWDPPPESFDSLVQSPLPGPLPSHCPSPGSSGLLEDLIYEAMALGRSENQSSVLATSSNVSHGEVTDGSALRTCSTEFKGCIDRNSPSGNSMGSLFNRYTRTTERSLEDDVTMHHVKSEVFDPSWILDGESKVDYSRPDAMLGSCWVEQSGQSSKQRGSTTDSIAALLGDTSASASTRGFTSCSWNNLPPVCQISDIP; from the exons ATGGGCCACAGCAGTACTGCTGAGAGTGAAGATGGCGTGCTCTCTGCTGATTCACCTCTGAGTACCGATGGCGATAATTTTGGTGGAAGCTCTAGCGGGGGCATTGTTCTGAAGAAAGGGCCGTGGACAGCGGCTGAGGATGCGATTTTAGTCGAGTATGTGAAGAAGCATGGAGAAGGCAATTGGAACGCAGTTCAGAAGCATACAGGGCTTGCACGGTGTGGTAAAAGCTGCCGGTTGAGGTGGGCTAATCACTTGAGACCTAACCTGAAAAAAGGAGCATTTACATCAGAAGAAGAGCGGATTATAATCGAGCTTCATGCCAAGATGGGGAACAAATGGGCACGAATGGCAGCACAT TTGCCAGGGAGGACAGACAATGAGATAAAGAACTATTGGAATACTCGAATAAAAAGGCGTCAACGTGCCGGTTTATCCCTTTATCCTCCTGATTTATGCCTACAATCGCTTCCAGAGAATCAGCAACAACTTAGTTCGCCCAGGATATATGATGGAGATAAAGCATGTGATATCTTGCAAAATAATGGTTACTGGGCACCTAATATCATGTTTGATGGTTTAAACAATTTAAGATATGCACCAGCAGTCCCAGGTATTCCTGGCAGCGTATCAATGGGTAACGGTTTTGCTTCTCCTCACTCTTATGGTTTTGTCCCTCAAACTATAGGGGTCTCTGGACAGGCTCAAGAACCAGATGAGCCTATGTCAGACTATGGAAGTGGTGGTGTCAATGAGGCACCTATGTTTAGCAGGACTCGAACTGATGGTTGTGTCAACAAATCATTTCAGTCCTTTGGTCTATGTTACCCTTATGACACTGACCACACCAAGAAACTGTTGTCTTCTGATTTTAATCAGGACACACCTTTTATGTCAGATGTCACTTACTCTGCTTCAGAGCACTTTGCAAATGCTCAGAAGTCGGAGCTCCCTTCACTCCAATATCAAGAGACTGGACTAGGTGTCTGGGATCCTCCACCTGAATCATTCGATTCTTTGGTCCAGTCTCCTCTACCAGGCCCACTCCCATCGCATTGTCCTTCGCCAGGGAGCAGTGGCCTTTTAGaagatttaatttatgaagCTATGGCTCTGGGAAGGTCGGAGAATCAATCTTCGGTCTTGGCCACTTCATCTAACGTCAGCCATGGAGAAGTAACAGATGGTTCTGCCCTTAGAACATGCTCCACAGAGTTCAAAGGCTGTATTGATCGCAATTCTCCATCAGGTAACTCAATGGGGTCCCTTTTCAACAGGTACACTCGTACCACTGAAAGATCATTGGAAGATGATGTGACTA TGCACCATGTGAAGTCAGAAGTGTTTGATCCAAGTTGGATCCTAGATGGTGAAAGCAAAGTGGACTATTCGAGACCGGATGCTATGCTAGGATCATGCTGGGTCGAGCAGAGTGGCCAGTCTTCGAAGCAGAGGGGCTCGACAACTGATTCTATTGCAGCTCTTCTGGGAGACACTTCTGCTTCTGCTTCAACTCGAGGCTTTACTTCATGCTCATGGAATAACTTGCCACCGGTCTGCCAAATCTCCGACATTCCATGA